A genomic region of Candidatus Dependentiae bacterium contains the following coding sequences:
- a CDS encoding ankyrin repeat domain-containing protein — MNNRLMFFVVLCTHLVSMYSMDTSLAHSIYLPLEDNYYVIPLAATIAHITGYQPVVNKEGKHKLLGFHHYQPTQIKQLPEGGTLSKLSSNLWVVTFGDPTTFHTGYVIYKGRIYAEPKTFFPCSWNKQQISEYIKDYMTSYFSNDNVLRPCKIEPASSNVQYSMYHFNLDALKSDQCSLKLIVKNYAHLRNGSFIVTLYPVVQKLLLTMAQKEIVRTTALRQLLKLKEHVPNSTQAIPNVTVPLAQTALMTAARKGDWQLISLLLEENNESYNIHTLDSSDTSVLFYALDSDDIYTVQSVIHAQEINLKNKAGVTPLIHAITTGKSIDIIDYLLSWGADPNLADGFGLNPLMHIIRSATLEASMSDTSYALTALLLSYGANPNSTNREGDTAVIYALKYLGTKSKPLIKLFLNFYADCSIKNNRNEGALKVAQVLGLTDIPLLLQEHEDKKASWLSEHKGNELMYAIFVGDMRKVQQLLTENQIPVNAHDTLGQTPLYFALQNGNLELVKLLLDAGADPRVIVHTTSIYEYAQRHTQLALEIKQLVKQAYNTLCAPELERKRKQQQDLNQLHKSIVEKFNQEASDGLITPETLQAITIFKDSPLQSAVKKKQHAVVEQLLKHGVKPELRNNILLLALANDDMSMLTVLLSSQAIPTSHIQEMWDNALKDQNYVLIDHISVLIPKFKVKMVLEAIARQDIHVLKILLHPERSEVKYRDLSLCLFAAFETHNNTLIKLLVDRYPALAHAVTVGGQTALMVAAQADMIESIQVLYLAGAQLQTKNDLGLTVLDYKLSRRVQELLLTLADREQQKAQQLEQANKKQLERAQLEAQGWTPLMLTVYYNDTIVGNGNSTNINAASVDGLTALMIAAREKKNQALGMLIEHADINLDQQDSQGNTALMYAIEAANCTGVQQLLKAGVCKDRVNLKGTNAEAIAKSMYSSNPELMRLLAQVYKLKKDVTKPITLDQAFEIIVSGADSGLVRTWLANNISVSNWLLVKACAYGNELVVEKLLAIPGINSNAQDEYNLTPLVAAVVNKHTAIVKRLLLYDNSNIYKQNTKNLNCISSTLLGFALLKGRVTIFKILLDVWPKEITPNHLGDDILNEACRLAPTSPGIFDCLAIIPFGSSLLEGIADRCLEFPIEKNNFMKLMPLLIRLPESSIDKLIEKAVDRDNVDALRILLTLNHTLSPTDLLRLSLSFNKNAVYSYIMEHYTVDFKKKFSDNEVMSNIAYYNNNTPFIDSLCDKMYKNSLDEQAKSICVQEDPAIRGSSSLLRDATLLKIANKHNMLPNECEMNSQEGKEILSIIRSYNYVPAVQLIEKFDEAHDLSLLLIAACQEGHRELVELLVAKPSVDVNCTAANAVTPLEAAIAAGHYEIVKLLLSVPTIQIHKPGIREGSIPFETAIKHNQIDIVELFLQSSYFKPLNESKTRDIMSYCVFKGSLEIIELLVRNNFFDCHDLNNAGPMLKAAVLLNNIPLTILLLTMFDTKTTKDVIGTALCEACYTSNKEIISVLIRSCDSITINYLKEGKHNPLMIAVARGRKDIVELLLSCKEFSIGLNLKNARGENALFIALACGEYEIAQLLVQYGASIGKKENASKKTVKLYAFLQQLPRLDH, encoded by the coding sequence ATGAATAATCGTTTAATGTTCTTTGTTGTTTTATGCACTCACCTAGTATCTATGTATAGTATGGATACTAGTTTAGCTCACTCTATATATCTACCTTTGGAAGATAATTATTATGTTATACCCCTTGCAGCTACGATTGCGCATATTACAGGTTATCAACCTGTTGTTAATAAAGAAGGTAAGCATAAGCTCCTGGGTTTTCATCATTATCAACCTACACAAATAAAACAGTTGCCTGAAGGTGGTACCTTAAGCAAACTATCAAGTAACTTATGGGTAGTAACATTTGGTGATCCTACTACTTTTCATACAGGTTATGTTATTTACAAAGGCAGAATTTATGCTGAACCTAAAACTTTTTTTCCTTGTTCATGGAACAAACAACAGATAAGTGAATATATTAAAGACTATATGACTTCTTATTTTTCTAATGACAATGTACTTAGGCCGTGTAAAATAGAGCCAGCTTCAAGTAATGTACAGTATAGTATGTACCATTTTAATCTCGATGCCCTTAAGTCAGACCAATGTAGCCTTAAGCTTATTGTAAAAAATTATGCTCATCTTAGAAATGGCAGTTTTATAGTTACCTTGTATCCTGTTGTACAGAAATTATTGCTCACAATGGCTCAAAAAGAAATAGTCCGAACAACGGCTTTACGTCAATTACTAAAACTTAAAGAACATGTGCCAAATAGTACTCAAGCGATACCTAATGTTACTGTTCCGTTAGCGCAAACTGCTTTAATGACAGCAGCACGTAAAGGTGATTGGCAGTTGATAAGTTTATTGCTCGAAGAAAATAATGAAAGTTATAATATCCATACACTTGATAGCTCTGATACAAGCGTTCTTTTCTATGCTCTAGATTCAGATGATATCTATACAGTGCAGAGTGTTATTCATGCCCAAGAGATTAATTTAAAAAACAAAGCTGGTGTAACGCCTCTTATTCATGCTATTACTACAGGTAAAAGTATAGATATTATCGACTACTTGCTTTCTTGGGGTGCAGATCCCAATCTAGCTGATGGCTTTGGTTTAAACCCTCTTATGCATATAATAAGATCAGCTACTCTTGAAGCATCCATGAGTGATACTAGTTATGCTTTAACAGCTTTGCTACTATCATATGGAGCCAACCCTAATAGTACAAATAGAGAAGGTGATACTGCTGTAATCTATGCTCTAAAATATTTAGGTACTAAATCAAAACCTCTAATAAAATTATTTTTGAATTTTTATGCAGATTGCAGTATAAAAAATAACCGTAATGAAGGTGCACTGAAAGTTGCTCAGGTATTAGGGTTAACAGATATTCCTTTGCTGCTTCAAGAGCATGAAGATAAAAAAGCATCTTGGTTGTCTGAGCATAAGGGGAATGAGCTTATGTATGCTATTTTTGTAGGGGATATGCGTAAAGTTCAGCAATTGCTTACCGAAAATCAGATTCCAGTTAATGCTCACGATACCTTAGGTCAAACACCTCTTTATTTTGCTTTACAAAATGGTAATTTAGAACTAGTAAAACTCTTATTGGATGCAGGCGCTGATCCTCGTGTGATAGTACATACTACCAGTATTTATGAATATGCTCAAAGGCATACCCAGCTTGCATTAGAAATCAAGCAATTGGTCAAGCAAGCTTATAATACTTTGTGTGCTCCTGAACTTGAAAGAAAACGCAAGCAGCAGCAAGACCTAAATCAGTTGCATAAGAGTATAGTAGAAAAGTTTAATCAAGAGGCTAGTGATGGGTTAATCACTCCTGAAACACTTCAAGCAATTACGATATTTAAAGATTCACCCTTGCAATCTGCTGTTAAAAAAAAGCAGCATGCTGTAGTTGAGCAACTTTTAAAGCATGGTGTAAAGCCAGAACTACGTAACAATATACTCTTACTTGCACTTGCTAATGATGATATGAGTATGTTGACTGTACTTCTAAGTTCCCAAGCTATACCGACAAGTCATATACAAGAGATGTGGGACAATGCACTTAAAGATCAAAACTATGTCCTTATAGATCATATAAGTGTACTAATACCTAAATTTAAGGTAAAAATGGTGCTTGAAGCTATAGCGCGGCAGGATATACATGTATTAAAAATATTATTACATCCTGAACGTTCAGAAGTAAAATATAGAGATCTTAGTCTTTGTTTATTTGCAGCCTTTGAAACACATAACAATACACTTATTAAATTGCTTGTAGATAGATACCCAGCTTTAGCTCATGCAGTAACCGTAGGCGGTCAAACAGCTTTAATGGTTGCTGCACAAGCAGACATGATCGAAAGTATACAAGTACTTTATTTGGCAGGTGCCCAATTGCAGACAAAAAATGATCTAGGCCTTACGGTACTTGATTATAAACTATCACGTAGAGTGCAGGAATTATTGTTAACGTTAGCTGACCGTGAGCAGCAAAAAGCACAGCAATTAGAGCAAGCAAACAAAAAGCAGCTTGAACGAGCTCAGTTGGAAGCTCAAGGATGGACGCCACTTATGTTAACGGTCTATTACAATGATACAATTGTAGGTAATGGCAATTCAACTAATATTAATGCAGCATCAGTTGATGGGTTAACCGCGCTTATGATTGCTGCACGCGAGAAGAAAAACCAAGCATTAGGTATGCTTATCGAGCATGCGGATATTAACCTTGATCAGCAAGATAGTCAAGGCAATACAGCTCTTATGTATGCTATTGAGGCTGCTAATTGTACCGGCGTACAACAGCTTTTAAAGGCAGGAGTTTGTAAAGATAGAGTAAACTTGAAGGGTACTAATGCAGAAGCTATAGCAAAAAGCATGTACTCATCTAATCCAGAATTAATGAGATTATTGGCTCAGGTTTATAAGCTCAAAAAAGATGTTACAAAACCTATTACTCTTGATCAAGCTTTTGAAATTATTGTCTCAGGTGCTGATTCAGGATTAGTAAGGACGTGGTTAGCTAATAATATTTCTGTAAGTAATTGGCTTTTAGTAAAAGCATGTGCTTATGGAAATGAGCTTGTTGTAGAGAAGTTACTAGCAATACCAGGTATTAATAGTAATGCTCAAGATGAATATAACCTTACACCTCTAGTGGCTGCTGTTGTTAATAAACATACTGCTATTGTAAAAAGGTTGCTCTTATATGATAATTCAAACATTTACAAACAAAATACCAAAAACCTTAATTGTATTTCGTCTACCCTTCTAGGGTTTGCACTTCTTAAAGGAAGGGTAACAATTTTCAAGATCTTATTAGATGTTTGGCCTAAAGAGATAACCCCAAATCATCTGGGAGATGACATTCTTAATGAAGCATGTAGATTAGCACCTACTTCGCCAGGCATTTTTGACTGTCTAGCAATTATTCCCTTTGGTAGTAGTCTGTTAGAAGGTATAGCCGATAGATGCCTTGAGTTTCCTATTGAAAAAAATAATTTTATGAAACTTATGCCCTTATTAATTAGGTTGCCTGAAAGTTCTATAGATAAGCTTATTGAAAAGGCTGTTGATAGAGATAATGTGGATGCTTTACGCATTCTTCTAACTCTAAATCATACTCTTTCACCTACGGATCTTTTAAGATTATCTTTATCATTTAATAAGAATGCAGTGTATAGCTATATTATGGAGCATTACACGGTAGATTTTAAGAAAAAATTCAGTGATAACGAAGTAATGAGCAACATAGCTTATTATAATAATAACACTCCGTTTATAGATTCCTTGTGTGATAAAATGTACAAAAACAGCTTAGATGAGCAGGCAAAGAGTATCTGTGTACAAGAAGATCCTGCTATCAGAGGGAGCTCTAGCTTATTGCGTGATGCTACATTGTTGAAAATTGCAAACAAACATAACATGCTGCCTAATGAGTGTGAAATGAACTCCCAAGAGGGCAAGGAAATTTTAAGTATAATAAGAAGTTATAATTATGTACCAGCAGTACAGTTAATAGAAAAATTTGATGAAGCTCATGATCTTTCTTTGCTTCTTATAGCAGCATGCCAAGAAGGGCATAGAGAACTTGTTGAATTATTAGTTGCAAAGCCTTCTGTGGATGTCAACTGCACTGCTGCTAATGCTGTAACACCACTAGAAGCAGCTATTGCAGCAGGTCATTATGAGATTGTAAAACTTTTATTATCTGTGCCTACTATACAAATTCATAAACCAGGTATACGTGAGGGAAGTATTCCCTTTGAAACAGCTATAAAGCATAATCAAATAGATATAGTAGAGTTATTTCTTCAGTCAAGCTATTTTAAACCATTAAATGAAAGTAAGACCCGAGATATTATGTCCTATTGTGTGTTCAAGGGTTCTCTTGAGATAATTGAACTATTAGTGCGTAATAATTTTTTTGATTGCCATGACTTAAACAATGCAGGACCAATGCTCAAAGCTGCTGTTCTTTTAAACAATATACCTCTAACAATTCTTTTACTTACTATGTTTGATACTAAGACTACAAAAGACGTCATTGGTACAGCTCTTTGTGAAGCGTGTTATACTTCTAACAAAGAAATAATAAGTGTGTTAATAAGATCATGCGATAGTATAACTATTAATTATCTTAAAGAAGGTAAGCATAATCCTCTTATGATAGCTGTAGCACGTGGTAGAAAAGATATTGTTGAATTATTACTCTCCTGCAAGGAGTTCTCTATAGGCTTAAACTTAAAAAATGCTCGGGGTGAAAATGCTCTATTTATAGCTTTAGCTTGTGGTGAATACGAAATTGCACAGTTATTAGTACAGTATGGAGCGTCAATTGGTAAAAAAGAAAATGCATCTAAAAAAACGGTAAAGTTATATGCTTTTCTTCAACAGTTGCCCCGTTTAGACCATTAA
- a CDS encoding ankyrin repeat domain-containing protein — translation MRFGDLALTGLALNNPTVLEIAPLLLAKNINKTNQDKVGSSLLHIRGKGRVRPHTESVLALLLEYGISPNTQDALGYTPLYWASANHKSGLVYYGANPFIKTSLVGKSALGLARSREPQALNTTLEDQQQVIAMLEKALIKGKQGVMLFVLKTKATVVQPDANLINSFLKATALQGWFGGCFAAFCNSQQDLFIVRIFIIFLLQNA, via the coding sequence ATGCGATTCGGCGATCTAGCGCTAACTGGGTTAGCTCTAAATAATCCTACTGTATTAGAAATAGCACCGTTACTTTTAGCTAAAAATATAAATAAAACAAATCAAGATAAAGTTGGAAGTTCGTTGCTTCACATTAGAGGTAAAGGCAGAGTGCGTCCTCATACAGAATCTGTGCTGGCGTTACTACTTGAGTATGGTATTTCGCCTAATACTCAAGATGCTCTTGGCTACACACCTTTGTATTGGGCAAGTGCTAACCATAAATCAGGGTTGGTATACTATGGAGCTAACCCTTTTATAAAAACAAGCCTAGTTGGTAAAAGTGCTTTAGGTCTTGCCCGCTCTAGGGAGCCTCAAGCTCTAAATACAACACTGGAAGATCAGCAACAGGTTATAGCAATGCTTGAAAAAGCTCTTATAAAGGGCAAGCAAGGTGTAATGCTCTTCGTTTTAAAAACTAAAGCAACTGTCGTGCAACCAGATGCTAATCTGATAAATAGCTTTTTAAAGGCTACTGCTCTGCAAGGCTGGTTTGGTGGCTGTTTTGCTGCGTTCTGTAATAGTCAGCAAGATCTTTTTATAGTAAGGATCTTTATAATCTTCTTGTTGCAAAATGCCTGA